The Molothrus aeneus isolate 106 chromosome 9, BPBGC_Maene_1.0, whole genome shotgun sequence region ttaaaggtccctccTAAACCAAATAATTCCATTAATCCTTGGGTTTGTATTCTTACACCCTGTATGGGTTtggtggggaggggaaaaggtattcaaattcttttgatttcttCCATGACATTGAGAGGTGGGGGAAGTTTTGTGCTTTGTATGAGGGTGGTAGAGTAAACCTGCCTAttagcagctctgtggggattAAAATCTAAGTCTGAATTGATTCAGCTTTTGCAGGCTAAGATTGTGACAACTTTCTGTAAGATCAGACTGTGTGAAAAGAGGGGGGGTTTTTTCTTactctgcagggaaaaaattgctttttacattaaaaaaaagaaaaaggaaaatcatattgcaagaaaaaaaattctcattattCTCTGGAGATATGGCTTCTGCACATGTCATTACTAATGCTTTGTACTTCTGAGtttaatcaaaattaaaaataatgttggACAATTATAGGAACATGCTTCTCATCTCTTTGAAGCTACAATTGCTCAGTAATTTGCTTTTAGTGgacttccctttttttccagaTTGTTCTAAAAttagagttaatttttttacagcttCAGTGTCATTATCATGCAAGCCTCTCTCCCCAAAATCAGGAGAGGCAGATCCAACAGAGTCCTGGAGCGCTGAtagtttttttgtggggttttttgatgAAGTTTCACCCCACCAGCAGCAATGGGAAAAGCAAGTGATGGGGTTTAATCTCCTCATCTCCACAAACTGCAGTGCTGCACCCTTCCTTAGAGCAGACAGGTTAAGGTTTCTGTCCTTCATCCACTGAAATCAAAGGAAAACTCCCTGTGCTTTCAGGGATTACTTGAGCTGTGGCTTGAGTCCCTCTTTTCTTGTTCCCCAACAATTTTTACTGTGATCTGCTGACCTCTGGTTGCCCCTGAGCCAACCTGGCAAAGATTTTGGCTGATAAACCAGGATGAAGACGTGGGAATTACAGATCAGTCTGGGTTGATGGCTTGGATGGGCAAATCTGTCTTTGAAGGTTCTGAAGGGTGCTGTGGATATTTGGGGATAGTCAGAGTGAGCAGCCTGGTGGGGTGAGGGTCTGGCTGGCTGATCCAGTTTGTTCTGCTCTTCCTGGAGAGTTCCAGCAAAGGCCACAGGGTTTTTACTgccagtgctggtggcagtaACACTGGTGTCATTCACAGCTGGGGGATGAAAATTGCCATTTATATTCATCAGGTGTCAAAATTCAGCTCTGTCTTTTGCTTTCTCATTAGTCAGGTCCTTCTGCAGCACCTGGCTTGGCTGGACAGTGAAAGAGGCCAagctttcttttggggtttcaGAATAAAGAAGTGTGAAACAAAGAGCCTGTGGCCAAATAAAACTATCTTTTGTCTCTCTCAGCCAAGACATTCGGTGTTTAGCTCTGAATTGATGGTGCCATAAAAGATTGCTGTTCTGCTTCACCTACAGGTTGAATATCTTCACAAACAGCTTGGAGGGGTTGGTCCTTGATCACAGGTACTATGCTGGGGGATGCTCTCCCCAGTACATCACAGACACCAGGTTCAGGAAGCCCTACAACGTGGAGAGCTACACACCAGAGGTGCGTGCCAGATGTGCCTGCAGATaaactcacacacacacattccaATGGATTTAGTGCCCAAAGATAATTGCTGGATCACTttgtaaaaaaatcacaaaattctTGACACCCAATAGGATCAGGCTGATTTTTACCCTGTTCTAGAACATCCTCATACCGCACACACTCCACAATGTTGAACACACCACAGGCTTTGTGTGGAAAACTTGTTCCTGTCATGCATCAAAGCTGTATTTCAAATATCATATATTTGACCTTAGTGCTTCTGATGGCATGATGTTTTTGAGTGCTGCCCACttgaaaaccttttctttttagaattTGTTCTTAAATTGATGTCTGTGTTTAAGATTTCACCTTCTTTGCACAAGATTGACATATTAAGTGAAAGCCTGAGGACCTTGCAGTATGGAGGAGATAGgagctttcctgctgctgtaaATCAAGTATTCTTGAAGTACCTGTGTTAATAATAATAGTGCTTTGCAATTATACAAGGCTTTTCATCTTCAAAGTGCAAGCATTAATTCACGACCATATTTGTGTCTGCATTCCTTCCCCACGCTTCAGGTGTACAATCACTGTGCAGGAAATGAGAcgtgttgtttttcctttctgtttagACCAAAGGCAAATATGAATTTACAATGACTGAATATGACTCCTACTCAAATTATGAAAGCAGTGTCCTGAAGGAAAAAGCTAAACAGTCAAGCTTCAGCTTCGgtataaaaataccaaaaatgtTTGAACTTGGTTACAGCTCAAATGACATGAGGTTCAAGAAGTTCATGCAGAGGATGAAAAGATTTTCTTCAAGTGTAAGCACTGCTCCATTTAATTCCCtctaagtgtgtgtgtgtgtgtgtgtgtgtgtgtgtgtgtgttggtttGAGGCTCCTCCTGAGgtcagcagccagcactgggatAAATCAAATCCTTTCCCCAACTGGATTCTGCCATTTGTTCAAGGCTTGACTACCCCCACGATGCCTTCCTTTGTGTCTGCAGCATCCAGGAGCTTTTCCATTCAGCTCTCAGCCAGGATCTGGGCTGCTTGGCCTTTGAAATCAGCCACAACTTTGTTGAGAGGACTCAGTGATGCTTGAGGATCCCTTCCAGCTGTGGAAATTCTCTGATTCTCAGTGTGGTCTGTccactgccctgctgggcatCCACCTTTGAATGCTTGTAGTGAAATATTGAAACTGAAAAGCCTGTTCAACTTGAATCTGTAACTCCTACGACTGCCatcatttggttttgtttctttttcatctgtTATTGCCATAAACAAAGGTAGCTCATATCAGTGGTGTAATACTATCCCCAATCTCTGTCTCCTTTCAGTATAAAGTGTACTCAGGAATGGCAAAGTAGTCCTTGCATTTGCTTCCTGCAAAGTGGAATTCCTCACAACAAGATCAGAGGTTGATGAGAAGCATCTGCAACAGATACCCATAAAGAAACCAAATGTTAAGTtctgaatttattatttaagcTGCAGTATTCTATACTGATCCCTCCTTGATGTGCTTGTCCTGCTGGCCCAGACAACTGAACACTAAATCCTTTGAACATAATGGAAGACATTTTCTGTTCCAGATTTTGATGCcagaaaggggagagaaaaaaattatccatgTTTACATATCTACAAAGAGCCATATAAGtatgtgtgtgagagagagagagtgtttgagttttctttcctttcagttttGATAAGTCTGTGAAATATGAATCTGGCTCAGCCAGAGAGTGACCATTTCCCATACAAATAATGATTTCAGATGTCAGAATTTTTCAGGAGGAAGCTTGTGAGAGATGAAGTTTCATTAGGGGTAAAGCAGTCCCGCAGTCCTGCAGGATGCTGAGGTGTCCTTGCATTCTGGATGTGCCACAGCAGAACCTGGGCCCTGCCTTTTCCTGTGCCCCATCATGGCCTGACTCTCAGCAACTTTTACTACTAAAAGTTTTGCTTTTGCAAAAAACAGGAGATTTTTTTAGGAGATGAAAACTAGCAGATTTCCAGTTATAGGATTTCCAGTTGGAAACTGTGAAATCAATAAATCCCGACCGGCGCTGATGGTTTAACTGCAAATAACAAACTCCCGTTGTCCTGAGAATGCCATCCCTCACTCCTCCTGGgttctcctgcccttcctgcagtCCAGCAAGTTCCTCCACGCCCGTTGTGAGCTGGCTGTTGGTGCTTACAAGCTGAAGCCCCGGGCCCTGATGCTGCACCACGAGTTCCTGCGGCGGCTGCGGCAGCTCCCTGTGGAGTACAGCTACGGGGAGTACCGGGAGCTCCTCAGGGACTTTGGGACACACTTCATCCAGGAGGCCACTCTTGGAGGCATCTATGAGTACACCTTGGTCATGAACAGCCACGAGCTCCACAAGGCAGGTACGTGCAGCTGATGGTGGGGAAGGAGCTTTGGAGGAATGGGAGCCCTCCTGGAGCCAGGTCTCATCAGCTCTTGGAGGTTCATTTCTCACCCAAGGTAGCTCAGCTGCCTTTggaggcataaaatcagcaggatggcttctgttggaagcaaaaaggtttaataaaaggcaaaataataaactctttacagagaaaaacagccaGGTGCAAGAGGCTCTTGCTCTTGGTCAAACACCTCACAAGAGcaatttctttgttctcttcttttttttggtaaattgCCCAGGTGGGACTTTTGGCTCCTGTCCAATTAGCTATCCTTAAGTgtgaggtgaagtcccccaggTCCTATGAGATGCCTTTTTCACCTAATTGAGGAGGgaaacttctgggcttctttcctttttaaggggacaaaggataattttgtcactccatcaacaGGGGGGCACATTCCTACACTTTGTGGCTGGATTTTGGGTGTGAAAACCTCTGTGCAGGCACACGGGGATGACTCAGGTctgagagggagagggaggtgaTGGGAGAAGGGCTCAACAACATCTCAAAGAAATCCTGCAGGAAATGTGGGAGTAGAGGCAGTGAATAAAGAGGTTTTCAAAGCATGCTCAGCGTCATGGGCTGGATTTAGTTCACAAAGCCCTGTGGCAAGCATTTTAGACAACAGCATTTTAGAGGCTGACAAGATGTTGAGATGAATGAGAATCATGGATCTTAACAGTTCTGTTAGCTTTGAAAAGCTTCACCCACGATCTTTTTCCACTGCCTTTCAAATGGCAGTCCTGGAACACCTTTAGCCTCGAGAGCTTTTCCAGCATGTTGGAAACAGTAAATAATTTGCTGGGTGACTCTTGTGCCTGACATTGCTCCTGCTCTTTGGCTCTGGCTCCCTTTGTTGTGAGAAATGATGATTGTTGTGTAGGACAGAGTGAGCAGTGTGACATTAATCAATAGCTGCACTCTCAATTATTTATTCATTGGCAGGGGAGTGAGGAACTGCCTCTGCTGTCTCTTTGCAGAGGCATTTACTGGGCTCTGCTTTGTGTAGTACTCTGCTTGTTTGTTCTTCTGCTGTGTGGGAAGTTCCTTACCTTGCAGTCACAGAGAGGGACAAAATTTAGATTCACATTTCAGGTATTCAGGTATTCTAACAGAGTTTCCCAATTTCTCAGCTGGTGCTGTGGGCCCAGCTGGGTTGGTGACTAAAATCCTCCTCTTCCAGCATTTACCTCTCATTTCCACTTGGCTTCTGAGTCCTGTAGAATGCAGATATTTCATTTCATATAGTTCTGTTAAgtatcaaaaaaaacccctaaaaagtAACCTTCTTcatatctttcttttcttttcctaaagcAAAAATACTTataaatctcattttctttgtaGGTGGACATAAAACATGAAACAATTGTATTAAAACTTTAcaatttttgtgtatttaagGTTATTCTCTGAGTGATGTCCAGAAATGTGCACAGAGGGGCTTTAACATTGCTGTGAATTTTGGTAAATTCTCTGCGGGGCTTGGAGTAGATTTAGCTGGCTGTAATGCCCTTTTGAAAGAGATTGGAGGTAAGCATGAAACACTTCTGCCATTTCATCTCTTTGTCATAGTGAAAGGAAGGGTTTTGTCATCTTGCCTGCCTGAACTATTCCCCCACTCCCTCACAGCCACTTTTGAGTCTGGGGGCTAACCCCAGCCAGGCTTAACAGAGGGGGAAATACCTCAGAGCTTGGGGTTTTTCCCAAGATTTTCTGTGTGGAGAGTGAATATCTGCTCAGCATCCCAAGGATGATCAACCATCACCCACCTGGCCAGCTCAGTGTCAAATCTCAAcccccagctctcagcagggcAACCCAGCACGCCTCTCTTTGCATCCTGATGGGGAAAACAGGGAGGTGATGGTGCTGTGGGAGCCTCTGGGGACGTGGGGAGCCGGGGGTGTGCACAGGAGGAAGGTGCACCTGGAAACCCATGGGGCAGAACAGGGAATATTGAGGAGCATGGGGCTGTGGAAGGACCTGTGAGCTTCAAAGCACGGGGAGGGAATTCAGGGGAGGGATGCAGGGTGCAGGATGGAGAATTcctgcaggggagcaggagggacacaggacacactGTGCAGGGAACCAGGTGAGCAGCACCTGTGGCCTTTTTCCTTTGCCCTCTGGGTGGGACGGGTCCTGCCTGGGAGCGATTTTGGTGTCAGTGATGACTGCAGCCCACaaaggcacagggtgggcacagctgggctcttCCCTGAGTGCATTTTTGcagacagcactgccagcaagCAGTTTGTGGAGGATTTCCAGGTGCTGGTCCGTGGAGGAGCGAGTGAAGAAATCACCACCCTGGCCCACAAGGACCTGCCCACGGCCCAGCTCATGCAGCAGTGGGGAGATGCTGTGCAGTACAACCCTGAGATCATAAAGCTGAAGGTACTGCATCCTCCCCTTCCACAagccccagctgagctcctTGGAGAACTCTGTGTTTAAATAGCCaggatttagagaaaaaaaaagaaaaaaaaccaacaggaaTAACAGACTATGGTGGTGTTTGTGGGTCCCcgggatgagggaagagatgagaatcttgactccatgtttcagaaggttgattattatattatattgtatcaTATCATTATAtcattatatcatatcatatatcatattatattatattaaaaatgctatactaaaactatactaaagaaaaagaaaggagatcTCAGAAGGCCGGAAAGGAAAGaacaataaaatcttgtgactgaacagagtccgacacagctggaccatgattggtcatcacgtaaaaacaatccacatgaaaccaatcaaagatgcacctgttggtaaaccatctccagacCATATTACACAGCCATCACGTAGTTATTGTTCACATTTcctttctgaggcctctcagcttctcaaaagaaaaatcctagcaaaaggattttcataaaatatgtcagtgcCAACAGACCTTATTGTGCAGCTTCTCTAAGTGAGCATTCAGAAATGCAGAGGTGGGGTGCTTTAAAGGGACTGTGGTTGGAAATACACAGAGTAAACAGCTTTAACCCTTTAACTTGGCTGTGCAGATGTCatttcctgctgcctgccaggcaATTCAGATAATCACCTTCTGTTTTACCAATGTATAACTTACCAAAAATTGCATCTGgcataatatattttataaggACTTCTATTTTCCTTATTATTTATCTTGATGTTCCTTGATGTTTATTTCTGTGAGCACCAGTGCCCATTCTTTGAGGTGAATTTTCATTGTGCAGCTTAGCTGAACCTTAAAAACAGGAGTTAGGCTTGGAAGAGTCGAGGATTTTTGATCCCTGGAGAGttttagaaatgcaaaaaagcaagcagaagtgTGCAGCAATTCTGCCTCATCATCTGTAATGTCAAAATGAGTGAATAGTGCAAAGGTGCAAGAGAGCATCCTTTTAAACAGGAGTTTGGACTGCTAGAGCTGGAAGTTGATTTATAgttgtttttccttaaaaatttaaaatttcattttaggcaaaatttaattttaggtaaaacctaaatttaaaatttaattttaggcAAAAATCTTTACATTTGTAAAAGGGGTTTGTTTCTCAAGAAAGAAGAATTCTAAAAAGGTGAAGCAAGCAAAAAGCAGTAATTTGGAAATACAGCCAGTGCCCATCTGGCActtgctgcagcccctggggtgctgtgggttgACCTTCCAGAAATGCCCTGGGAGGTCTCAGGGCAGGAGACAAGAGAAATGCAGCCCTGTGCACGAAATCCCCCTCTCAGAAAAACCTCCCGTGAGGAACTGAGGTGTTCTTTGTCTTGCCTGGCATCACTGACCAGGCTGCCCAGTGAAAAATCTCAGGCAGATGTAATTTGGATTTGGTATCTTCATTTCCATACCAATatccctgtggggctggaagATCAAAAGTACCAGTGGAGTGTGACTAAATGTCAGGCCAAGAATGCTTAGTTAGGGAAAACTAAAGCAAATCAGTTCATAAATCATCTGCTGGAGGGACTTGGCAGGTCACTCTTAGTGTATTTCCTCATTTGTATGGTCTGAATTCAAAAAGCAAAGTATGGATCACAGATAATTGATGAAGAGTggatgtgcagcagcaggaaatgaggattttttttttttttttatattattggAACATTCTTTAGTTCTTGTAGTGTGAGCCTGTGTTGGCAGGAGGGTGATCTTTGGTGCTTCCTGTGTGTGGGCTGCAtggcagcatccctgcagggaggatgggaatttgggatggatCCTCTGATGGCACATGGAATTATCATCCCACAGGCAGCAATGGCTGACTGGCAGTGTTGACACCCCACTTGAACTTTCCCTtgttctcaggaggaaaagaaacaagtgAGCCAAAGTCTCCTTGGTCCTGTACCTTCACTACACTGTgcaaattcttttcttctctccctgacCCCATCTGCAGTTGGAGATCAAATCCTCTCCCTTCTGGAAGGCAATGAAACCCTTATCTGGGCTCCATAAGGATAAAAACCTGCCTTGAAATGCAGGAGTGGTGAAGGTGGAAGTGCTGGTGTGAATCCCTGTCACTGGtgcctctggctgtgctgggggagatTTTTGTGGACGGTTTTTAGGGgatctttttaaaatcagagtAAGAGCTCACTCAGAAAATGTAAGTTTGGGCAAATCTGATCTAAAAATGTCTGTACCAGAAAAATGGATGAGAAAGGATTTAATTAAACTCCTGTGCAGCTGAGCCTGTTTCTTATCCAACAGGTTGGCTGCTGTATTTTGTTACACAGAAAATTTTGTTACTCCTCTGGTGTTGGAAACCAAggggagcatccctgggagtATTCCTGACATTGTGGCCTGGTTGTTCACAAGGTTTTAGCAAACAGCAATGGGAAACCTGGAGTCTGTGCCACACAGCTTCCATTTCcccctccagctgtgccaccttGGGATGTTGATGGGAATTAACTGGGAATTAATGCAGTTTCTCCCCTCCCTTTAGGCAGAGCCACTGTATGAGCTGGTGACTCCCTCTGACTTGGCTGATTCCACGAAAATAAAGGAGAATCTGCGCCGGGCTCTGGATGAGttccagctggagagcagctcctgccgcTGTGCTCCCTGCCTTGGGAATGGCATCCCCTTCCTGAGAGGTACTGGGGGGCTGCTCCTCTTTCCTGCCCTCTTGACTGAATTCACAGAAtttacagaattcacagaatcactgggttggaaaagaccaagatcatggagtccaacccagccccagcacctcaactcaaccctggcacccagtgccacatccaggctttgttaaacacacccagggatggggactgcaCCACCTGCCCAGGCAGCCGTTCCAGAAACTTTGTCTTTAATAAGATAAAGAATCTCAGAATTTATTCCAGCctttatttcccttggcacagcttgagactgtgtcctctggttctgtcagtgctgcctggagagagACCAACccctcctgagcacagccacctttcaggggGTTGTAGAGAGCGATAAGGAAATTAGTTGGGGATTTGTGGGGAGCTTGTGGCAAGCAAGTTGCTCTTTCGTTTTTCCCATCATTTCTTTATCAGGGAATTACTCTGTGTTTTATAAGTTGCTGTGTTTGTAGATTCCTGGTAAGTAAAGACAGTAAAGTCAAGGGATGCGTCCTTGTCATGGGAGAGACCATTTTCTGTATCAGTTTAAAGAAGGATTTGTTACTTCGCAgttatgcatttaaaaaaaaatccttgacaTCTTTAAGTCTCCTCCTTTTGATTTTAAGATTGCTTCCATCCTCCTGGAGAAGTGACTACTGTCTCAGCATTAATTAGTGTTTGTAAAAGGGTTTTGAAGATGAAAAGCCCCATATAAGCACCACAAGCACAGTGATCACCACCTCCCCCTGTTTCTGATAGAAGCTGTCCTCCTCTGTGAGCAGgctgtgatttaaaaaatgaaggggaaaaataaattgaatgaAAACTGCTCTGCCTAAACAAGAGATATATGATGCGATGAGAGCTTCTAACAAAGGGACCATTTTGTCAAGTGCCTAATTCCAATCTGCATCTGCAAAAGTCCTGATGAGAATTGTTATCATCAAATTGTATCTAATGCAGAAATGATCACTTCAGGTACCAGCAGCTGATTGTAGCACTTCAAGCATTTGTCTCGTGGTGACCTTTGTTTAAATAACTTTATAGGAGCTGAGTCCAGGTTAGTATTTCATTTAGGAGCTCCTCAGCAAAGGTTTTAAATGGCCGTGTATTTTCCAAAGTGGGAACTCTTCTCCAGGTTCCTGACATGGGATGCACATCCccgggcagccagagcagggatATTGGGTTTTTCCTCTGCCACAAAGCCAAGTTAGGATATTCCTGTCCTGGTTGCTCATTTTTGATGCTGCAGTTTGTTCTTTATCAGGAGCTTtctccacctgcagtgctgcgtCCAGGTCTGAAAACCCAAATACtaaaaggagctgctggagtgagtccagaggaggccacagggaAGGCAGGATGAGATGAGATGTTgtgaaggaattcctggctgtgagggaaTGGCACAGggtccccagagcagctgtggctgcccctggatccctggcagtgtccaaggccaggctgggcaggtcttggagcagcctgggacagtggaaggtgtccctgccctggcaggggctgggatgggatgagcctcagggtccctcccagcccaaaccattccagggtTCTGTGGCCTCTTTTGCAGAAGAGCAGGAGGACTCTGTGGTGCCCTGGCTTGTGGAATTGCAGCAGtgaggctgaggctgagctgcagggcaggaacaaATGCCTGGGGAGGTGAGAGGGGGTGCAGGGCAGTCACAGCTCCCCCGGTTATTGGTATTGATCCCTTCAGCACTGGAGAAAAATGATGCCATTTCCCCCACTGTCCCTTGCTCCCAGAAGATGAAGTGCTGGGGAGAAGTGGGTGCCTGCTGGGAAACGTGGCTCTCTCCAGGTGTGTaattctgtgctgtgcttgctTTCAGGAGCAGAGTGCGAGtgcctgtgtcccctgggcacCAGGGGCACCGCCTGTGAgatcagcaggagcagaggtgagaggaacaaccccagctgtgccagggtggcCAGGGGACTGATGCCAGCCCAGTGCACCCAGCTGGGCCCCTGCAAAggggacagatgtatttccccTGCCCGCTTCTGAATTTCTGTGCCCTCTTGAGGGGGTGGGTTTATTTTTGCATGTACGTGCCTTACAATTGGATCAAAATAGGAATTCCTGCCTGATTTACAATCCCTGGAAGGCCTCAGGTCTCCTCCTTAGGAAACAGCTCTGTTTCCTAAGCTTTTCCCTTTGATAAAGCCAGCATGTTGCAAACTGTTCTCCACCAGATATGCTACCATGCATTTTAATCTTAAAATCTTATTATTCTGTTTTGAAGCATTTATTAATGCTTCTTGGTCACTTTATGTCTCCGCTGCCTCCTGACTGATGTTCTTAACTCCTTCTAGTTTAGGATCATCTATGAATTTAATCATTTTGTTTACTTCCTCCAGCTCATTAAGTTATGCTAAATAACACCAGATCCCAGGCACCCAGAGCTCTGGCACCAACCCACAATTTGATGCACTGCATTTATCACTGGCTTTGTTTACAGCCTTACCCAGTACTCATTCTGCATGGCTGTGTCCAAACTGAGCCAGGCTGAAATGCACTTTAAGCCAAGATTTCTCTGAACAAGGGAGTCAATTTTTGGGTGTTTCTAAGGCAGTCCATGGAGCCCTGAATAGTGGAGTCCCTAACACCTTGCTTCAGTCTGTTTTTCACACTCACAGTCACATCCAAGCCTCCCAAAGCTCACATCCATCCATTTGTCAACACTGTATCTTCATTTCTCGctcccctttcctccttttATGTGTTGCCTCCGTGATTCTCAGTATTTTGAATTTATGTCACTCACATGCTCAGGGTCCAGAAGAATCAGTGTAATAGGAAAAGCAATGGAGGGAAAGCTGAATAGTCAAGCTGTTGTTCACTGAAGTGCTAACACTGCCCCTACCACCTTGAAATGTGGCTGAGCCCAGTTTAGTTGGTCTGTTTCCCATCTAGGCTCAGTCTAAGACAAAGAGAGAAACACCCTTCAAGCAAATATAAAGCTAATTGCCTATTTTCCCCCACCTTTCACGTCTATCTGAAGTGTAGTTTGAACAAACACCAGAAATGCTGAACAGAGAATTAACACCTCTGAAACAATCCCTCATTGTGAATGACTCTGGTGTATTGTTAGTGATGTGGACAGGGACAGAGTCAAATACAATTCATGGGAGCCGACAGCTCTTCCCATGGAAAGAGCTGcttgtttctgctgctcctctccagctttgttgttgtttcttttccagatgctgctgtcagtggaggctgggggtgctgggccAGCTGGTCCCCGTGTTCAGGAGCTCAGAGGACGAGAAGGAGACAGTGCAACAACCCTGCCCCACAGAATGgtggctcctcctgctcagggcCAGACTCTGAGACTGCTCCTTGCTAGAAGGAATCACACAGAACCGATGGCCAGCCTGCTTGGGAAGGCATCACCTCACTGGCTGAGCCGGCCTTGCTCTGCCCATGGGTCTCACCCAAATCAAATTTCACAAgacactgggagctgggagggtgTTAGGAACCACACCTCTGGGTGTGCATTGTTCTGTGGGATTGAATGTTCTTGTTGACCAATATTTTGCCTCTTCCCTGTGTTTGTTGCAGTGGGCTAAATGAGACAAGCTTTATCTCTGTCTGTACTTGGTAGCTGCATTTCAAATTGTACTGTCTTGTTGGTGAAGGCTCCTCTGAGACAAGAGGAGACACTTTGATCTCACGTGCAGCAGGCTGTGCACTGATGCACAGATCCTGTGTCGTGTGGAGCAAAACCCAGCACATTAAAGCCTAAATCTCAATGAGCACAGCAGTATCTAACGTGACATTTAGAGCCACTGTGCCTCACTACCCTGCTCTCACAATTCCTTGTACTgttcccacccctgccatgggcaggaacaccttccactgtcccaggctgctccaagccctgtccagcctggccctggacacttccagggatccagggcagccacagctgctctgggacaaATGGAACACTTTGAAAAGCTGC contains the following coding sequences:
- the C8B gene encoding complement component C8 beta chain, coding for MSAQLLLLLLLCAVLGTHTAYGFGGQESLSPSVARARHARSASVPPQPRDCILSSWSSWSKCDPCQKKRYRFARLEQPSQFGGDPCDGSDREAEQCVTNSPCRSRARCDGFVCAVTGRCIARRLLCNGDDDCGDQSDEKNCKKVFRKCDQKMEEYWGIENLAKGLNIFTNSLEGLVLDHRYYAGGCSPQYITDTRFRKPYNVESYTPETKGKYEFTMTEYDSYSNYESSVLKEKAKQSSFSFGIKIPKMFELGYSSNDMRFKKFMQRMKRFSSSSSKFLHARCELAVGAYKLKPRALMLHHEFLRRLRQLPVEYSYGEYRELLRDFGTHFIQEATLGGIYEYTLVMNSHELHKAGYSLSDVQKCAQRGFNIAVNFGKFSAGLGVDLAGCNALLKEIGDSTASKQFVEDFQVLVRGGASEEITTLAHKDLPTAQLMQQWGDAVQYNPEIIKLKAEPLYELVTPSDLADSTKIKENLRRALDEFQLESSSCRCAPCLGNGIPFLRGAECECLCPLGTRGTACEISRSRDAAVSGGWGCWASWSPCSGAQRTRRRQCNNPAPQNGGSSCSGPDSETAPC